Proteins encoded by one window of Pecten maximus chromosome 15, xPecMax1.1, whole genome shotgun sequence:
- the LOC117343992 gene encoding kelch-like protein 20: MATLRDHQELLLKGLHQFYRQGQLSDVTLVAEDRKFPCNRNVLAATSPYFRAMFTSPVKESEQQTITLYDVIPEVIADILDYMYSGVILVTDDNVQNLYIAANLFQMTPLIDICTDHMIREISLSNCLDLYNFSSYHYNKRLKALCCTFVTENFTDICKMDNFCSSIDVEFLEFLISRDDIDIELEETVYEAVIHWVEFDIEVRKDHLGRLFKHVRLPLLEKHYYLTNVAPNPLLSYDTFCRTVLSYFNSCTMDNIDGINVRDMDDEEYEFQMSGKRRLGMFSRNLIIFSGGAYGPTERSFTAHDPETRKNYAGIKPHPTFDFKFKLDYSQLITVMRKYVYFMGGIFYENYHFEDAGAALDAVFLYDQKSSSWVPRANMLFPRCAFSAAVEGTRIYVTGGKPTFPKGDTFDSMEVYDTELNKWSVREPMPLRLYHHASVIHDGGLFVFGGQDVMDEMLECLFRYDIRSGHWAIVTSSLPKPRVEASAIVIGDKIYIVGGSHQHENALAVDIYDPAINKWKRGVDFPDERKFTAVTAIDDVIYVCGGVRVFGRPGRRSRRVETKDLYKYDVATETWTKLVKMVQFANIGTCTAAVVNYKHLNESEFISTTVEQ, encoded by the exons ATGGCGACACTGAGGGATCACCAGGAACTACTCCTCAAAGGACTGCATCAGTTTTACCGCCAGGGACAGCTATCTGACGTCACGCTGGTAGCAGAGGACCGGAAGTTCCCGTGTAATAGGAACGTTCTTGCTGCAACTAGTCCTTACTTTAG aGCAATGTTTACAAGTCCAGTTAAGGAATCAGAACAGCAGACCATAACCCTATATGATGTCATACCGGAAGTTATCGCCGACATATTGGATTACATGTATTCGGGAGTGATCTTGGTCACTGACGATAATGTCCAGAACCTTTACATCGCGGCTAACCTTTTCCAGATGACGCCTCTCATTGATATATGCACAGATCACATGATAAGGGAGATAAGCCTATCTAATTGTCTGGATCTCTATAATTTTAGCTCCTACCACTATAACAAGAGATTAAAAGCATTATGTTGTACTTTCGTTACGGAAAACTTCACAGATATTTGTAAAATGGATAATTTCTGCTCGAGCATTGACGTGGAGTTTTTAGAATTTCTTATCTCGCGAGATGACATAGATATTGAACTCGAGGAAACTGTATATGAAGCCGTGATACATTGGGTGGAATTCGATATTGAGGTACGGAAAGATCATCTAGGAAGGCTGTTTAAACATGTCCGACTTCCGCTTTTAGAAAAGCATTATTATTTGACGAACGTAGCTCCGAATCCACTGCTATCATACGACACCTTCTGTAGGACAGTGTTGTCCTACTTCAATTCGTGTACAATGGATAACATTGACGGGATAAACGTCAGAGACATGGACGACGAGGAATACGAATTCCAGATGTCGGGAAAGCGAAGACTTGGAATGTTTTCCCGGAACTTGATCATCTTCAGCGGAGGAGCTTATGGTCCAACCGAACGCTCGTTCACAGCCCACGACCCTGAAACACGAAAGAATTACGCTGGAATAAAACCACATCCaacatttgatttcaaattcAAACTTGATTATTCTCAGTTAATTACCGTGATGAggaaatatgtatatttcatggGAGGAATATTTTACGAGAACTACCATTTCGAGGACGCAGGCGCTGCGCTAGACGCCGTGTTTTTATACGACCAGAAGTCGAGCTCGTGGGTTCCTCGTGCGAACATGTTATTCCCGAGATGTGCATTCTCAGCCGCCGTGGAAGGTACCAGGATTTACGTGACGGGGGGCAAACCTACCTTCCCTAAAGGGGACACTTTCGACAGCATGGAAGTGTACGATACCGAATTAAACAAATGGAGCGTACGTGAACCAATGCCGTTACGTTTGTATCACCATGCATCAGTTATCCACGATGGGGGACTTTTTGTTTTTGGTGGCCAAGATGTCATGGACGAAATGTTGGAATGCCTTTTCCGATATGATATTAGGAGCGGCCATTGGGCTATTGTGACTAGTTCGTTACCGAAACCCCGTGTAGAAGCATCTGCAATTGTGATAGGTGATAAAATTTACATTGTAGGGGGCTCTCATCAACACGAGAACGCACTTGCCGTCGACATCTACGATCCGGCGATCAATAAATGGAAACGAGGAGTCGACTTCCCTGACGAACGGAAATTCACCGCCGTCACAgcaattgatgacgtcatttatGTTTGTGGTGGAGTCAGAGTATTCGGCCGTCCAGGTAGACGATCAAGGCGTGTGGAAACAAAAGACTTGTATAAATATGACGTAGCTACGGAAACATGGACAAAACTTGTCAAAATGGTCCAGTTCGCTAATATAGGTACCTGTACAGCGGCCGTGGTCAATTACAAACATCTCAATGAAAGTGAATTCATAAGTACGACTGTTGAACAATAA